Proteins found in one Methylobacterium sp. CB376 genomic segment:
- a CDS encoding DUF6867 family protein, translating to MQGILYEESTVWLFLLVTVLMGGWAAWMLARGIALGWRPYWQAVLGLLLLGAAVRFIHFALFEGTLLSPHYYAVDTLVLLVVGSAGYRATRARQMTTQYRWLYERTGPLSWREKPGAGA from the coding sequence ATGCAGGGCATCCTCTACGAGGAGAGCACGGTCTGGCTCTTCCTGCTCGTCACGGTGCTGATGGGCGGCTGGGCCGCCTGGATGCTGGCGCGGGGCATCGCCCTCGGCTGGCGGCCCTACTGGCAGGCGGTGCTGGGGCTCCTGCTCCTCGGCGCCGCGGTGCGCTTCATCCACTTCGCCCTGTTCGAGGGCACGCTCCTGTCGCCGCACTACTACGCGGTGGACACGCTCGTGCTGCTGGTCGTCGGCTCGGCCGGCTACCGCGCCACCCGCGCCCGGCAGATGACGACCCAGTATCGCTGGCTCTACGAGCGCACCGGCCCCCTGAGCTGGCGCGAGAAGCCGGGCGCGGGGGCATGA
- a CDS encoding ABC transporter ATP-binding protein, whose amino-acid sequence MSALASPRLADPVLTVEHLTMRFGGLVAVNDLSFVVGRGDITGLIGPNGAGKTTVFNCITGFYKPTEGMITLRHRDGSKDLLERLPGYAVNRRARVARTFQNIRLFTGMTVLENLLVAQHNRLMRASGFSIAGLLGLPVYRAAQAAAVARAVEWLTRINLLHRADDPAGDLPYGDQRRLEIARAMCTDPVLLCLDEPAAGLNPRESLELNGLLRAIRDEYDTSVLLIEHDMSVVMEISDHVVVLDYGTKIADGTPAEVQSDQSVIAAYLGVEDEEVEAVEAEVGV is encoded by the coding sequence ATGTCCGCCCTCGCCTCCCCCCGCCTCGCCGACCCGGTGCTCACGGTCGAGCACCTGACCATGCGCTTCGGCGGCCTCGTCGCCGTCAACGACCTCTCCTTCGTGGTCGGGCGCGGCGACATCACCGGCCTGATCGGCCCGAACGGCGCCGGCAAGACCACCGTGTTCAACTGCATCACCGGCTTCTACAAGCCGACCGAGGGCATGATCACCCTGCGCCACCGGGACGGGTCGAAGGACCTGCTGGAGCGCCTGCCCGGCTACGCGGTCAACCGCCGGGCGCGGGTCGCCCGCACCTTCCAGAACATCCGCCTGTTCACCGGCATGACGGTGCTGGAGAACCTGCTCGTCGCCCAGCACAACCGGCTGATGCGGGCCTCGGGCTTCTCGATCGCGGGCCTGCTCGGGCTGCCGGTCTACCGCGCGGCCCAGGCGGCGGCGGTGGCGCGGGCGGTGGAGTGGCTGACCCGCATCAACCTCCTGCACCGGGCGGACGACCCGGCGGGCGACCTCCCCTACGGCGACCAGCGCCGGCTGGAGATCGCCCGGGCGATGTGCACGGACCCGGTCCTGCTCTGCCTCGACGAGCCCGCCGCCGGGCTCAACCCGCGCGAGTCGCTCGAGCTCAACGGCCTCCTGCGGGCGATCCGGGACGAGTACGACACCTCGGTGCTCCTGATCGAGCACGACATGTCGGTGGTGATGGAGATCTCCGACCACGTCGTGGTGCTCGATTACGGCACCAAGATCGCGGACGGCACCCCGGCCGAGGTGCAGAGCGACCAGAGCGTCATCGCCGCCTATCTGGGCGTCGAGGACGAGGAGGTCGAGGCGGTCGAGGCGGAGGTGGGCGTATGA
- a CDS encoding ABC transporter ATP-binding protein, translating into MTAEPLRKHDLRARVAGARPTLLSVRGVKTYYGNIIALKGVDLDVAEGEIVTLIGANGAGKSTLMMTIFGNPRAREGTITYAGQDITRMPTHEIARLNLAQSPEGRRIFPRMTVYENLQMGAAVNGGAHFAQDLERVCALFPRLKERLHQRGGTMSGGEQQMLAIARALMSRPRLLLLDEPSLGLAPLIVKQIFSVIKDLNERDGMTVFLVEQNAYHALKLAHRGYVMVTGTITMSGTGQDLLNDPSVKAAYLEGGRH; encoded by the coding sequence ATGACCGCCGAGCCCCTGCGCAAGCACGACCTGCGCGCCCGGGTGGCCGGCGCCCGCCCGACCCTGCTCAGCGTGCGGGGCGTGAAGACCTATTACGGCAACATCATCGCGCTCAAGGGCGTCGACCTCGACGTCGCCGAGGGCGAGATCGTCACGCTGATCGGGGCGAACGGGGCCGGCAAGTCCACCCTGATGATGACGATCTTCGGCAATCCGCGGGCGCGCGAGGGCACGATCACCTATGCGGGCCAGGACATCACGCGGATGCCGACCCACGAGATCGCCCGCCTCAACCTCGCGCAATCGCCCGAGGGCCGGCGCATCTTCCCGCGCATGACCGTCTACGAGAACCTGCAGATGGGCGCGGCGGTGAATGGCGGCGCCCATTTCGCGCAGGACCTGGAGCGGGTCTGCGCCCTCTTCCCGCGCCTGAAGGAGCGCCTGCACCAGCGCGGCGGCACCATGTCGGGGGGCGAGCAGCAGATGCTCGCCATCGCCCGCGCGCTGATGAGCCGGCCGCGGCTGCTGCTGCTCGACGAGCCCTCGCTCGGGCTGGCCCCGCTCATCGTCAAGCAGATCTTCTCGGTCATCAAGGATCTCAACGAGCGCGACGGCATGACCGTGTTCCTGGTCGAGCAGAACGCCTACCACGCGCTGAAGCTCGCCCATCGCGGCTACGTCATGGTGACCGGGACCATCACGATGAGCGGCACCGGCCAGGACCTCCTGAACGATCCTTCCGTGAAGGCGGCCTATCTCGAGGGGGGCCGGCACTGA
- a CDS encoding branched-chain amino acid ABC transporter substrate-binding protein, whose translation MKRMLLPGLVVAAGLAFAGSAQAQIKIAVAGPITGANAAFGAQLKNGAVQAVEDINKAGGILGQKIVLVDGDDASDPKQGVSVANKFAAEGVKAVVGHFNSGVSIPASEVYAESGIVQITPASTNPKFTDRKLWNTFRTCGRDDQQGAVAGAYLASHFKGKNVAFVHDKTPYGRGLADETLKALKAKGGKDVLFEGINPGEKDYSALVSKLKQAKTDVVYFGGLHPEAGLIVRQMHDQGLNVPLMSGDGITDKEFAQIAGPGADGTLMTFSPDARKNPNAKDVVAAFKAKNIDPEAYTLYSYAAFQILKAAMEEAKSTDSKKVAEIMHSGKPFKTVIGDIAYDKKGDITRPDYVMYVWKKAADGRIDYTGNELTQ comes from the coding sequence ATGAAACGCATGCTGTTGCCCGGCCTCGTTGTGGCCGCCGGTCTCGCCTTCGCGGGCTCGGCCCAGGCGCAGATCAAGATCGCGGTCGCGGGTCCCATCACGGGCGCCAACGCGGCCTTCGGGGCCCAGCTCAAGAACGGCGCCGTCCAGGCCGTGGAGGACATCAACAAGGCGGGCGGCATCCTGGGCCAGAAGATCGTGCTGGTCGACGGCGACGACGCCTCCGATCCCAAGCAGGGCGTCTCGGTCGCCAACAAGTTCGCCGCCGAGGGCGTGAAGGCGGTCGTGGGCCACTTCAACTCCGGCGTCTCGATCCCGGCCTCGGAGGTCTACGCGGAATCCGGCATCGTCCAGATCACCCCGGCCTCGACCAACCCGAAATTCACCGATCGCAAGCTCTGGAACACGTTCCGGACCTGCGGCCGCGACGACCAGCAGGGCGCGGTGGCGGGCGCCTACCTGGCCAGCCACTTCAAGGGCAAGAACGTCGCCTTCGTGCACGACAAGACGCCCTACGGCCGCGGGCTCGCCGACGAGACCCTCAAGGCCCTCAAGGCCAAGGGCGGCAAGGACGTGCTGTTCGAGGGCATCAACCCGGGCGAGAAGGACTACTCGGCCCTGGTGTCGAAGTTGAAGCAGGCCAAGACCGACGTGGTCTATTTCGGCGGCCTGCATCCCGAGGCCGGCCTGATCGTGCGCCAGATGCACGACCAAGGCCTCAACGTCCCGCTGATGAGCGGTGACGGCATCACCGACAAGGAATTCGCCCAGATCGCCGGGCCCGGCGCGGACGGCACCCTGATGACCTTCTCGCCCGACGCGCGCAAGAACCCCAACGCCAAGGACGTGGTCGCGGCCTTCAAGGCCAAGAACATCGATCCGGAGGCCTACACCCTCTACTCCTACGCCGCCTTCCAGATCCTGAAGGCCGCCATGGAGGAGGCGAAGTCGACCGACAGCAAGAAGGTCGCCGAGATCATGCATTCCGGCAAGCCGTTCAAGACCGTGATCGGCGACATCGCCTACGACAAGAAGGGCGACATCACCCGTCCCGACTACGTCATGTACGTCTGGAAGAAGGCCGCCGACGGCCGGATCGACTACACCGGCAACGAGCTGACCCAGTAA
- a CDS encoding LysE family translocator codes for MTLETLAGFAAASAILLAIPGPTILLVVSYALGGGMRVALPAATGVALGDLTAMTLSMLGLGALLAASATLFTALKWLGAAYLIWLGVRLWRAGGRLDAPPVRAAVSPVRAAVPPVRAAVSPGRAAVPPVRAAVSPGRAAVPPARMAAHAWLVTALNPKSLTFFIAFLPQFLDPRGDLLTQMAAFETIFVVLAFLNALGYALLAARARGLFAAPARVRLFHRVGGGLLIGAGLAAARATP; via the coding sequence ATGACGCTCGAGACCCTGGCGGGCTTCGCGGCGGCCTCCGCGATCCTGCTGGCGATCCCCGGCCCGACCATCCTGCTCGTCGTCTCCTACGCGCTCGGCGGGGGGATGCGGGTGGCCCTGCCGGCCGCGACCGGGGTCGCCCTCGGCGACCTCACCGCCATGACCCTGTCGATGCTGGGCCTCGGCGCCCTGCTGGCCGCCTCCGCGACCCTGTTCACGGCGCTGAAGTGGCTCGGGGCCGCCTACCTGATCTGGCTCGGGGTGCGGCTGTGGCGGGCCGGCGGGCGCCTCGACGCGCCGCCGGTGCGGGCGGCGGTGTCGCCGGTGCGGGCGGCGGTGCCGCCGGTGCGGGCGGCGGTGTCGCCGGGGCGGGCGGCGGTGCCGCCGGTGCGGGCGGCGGTGTCGCCGGGGCGGGCGGCGGTGCCGCCCGCCAGGATGGCGGCCCATGCCTGGCTGGTGACCGCGCTCAACCCGAAGAGCCTGACCTTCTTCATCGCCTTCCTGCCCCAGTTCCTCGATCCGCGAGGGGACCTCTTGACCCAGATGGCGGCCTTCGAGACGATCTTCGTCGTCCTCGCCTTCCTCAACGCGCTCGGCTACGCCCTGCTGGCGGCGCGGGCGCGCGGGCTCTTCGCCGCCCCCGCGCGGGTGCGCCTGTTCCACCGGGTCGGCGGCGGCCTGCTCATCGGTGCGGGGCTCGCCGCCGCGAGGGCGACGCCATGA
- the livM gene encoding high-affinity branched-chain amino acid ABC transporter permease LivM has protein sequence MSAPAPAPALAAGSGAARPGLDVAGIVKDAALFALVTLGLCVPVVSYRTALGGETGGLYLTPRWGLVALLCGLVFVGRIAQRVVLANREARRALTPSPRQATEAVGAAPNAAQRIRGLALPAFLGVALALPLLAVLGTGGLNESRYWIDLAILVLTYVMLGWGLNIVVGLAGLLDLGYVAFYAVGAYTYALLSTTFGFSFWICLPLAGLLAACWGMLLGFPVLRLRGDYLAIVTLAFGEIIRLVLINWTDFSGGAAGISSIPRVTFFGLPFSADEDGFAATLGIAFSPMHRVVFLYYLILALALLTNGVTLRMRRLPLGRAWEALREDEIACRSLGINTTNTKLTAFALGAMFGGFAGSFFAVRQGFVSPESFNFLESAIILAIVVLGGMGSQIGVAIAAVAMVAGPELLRNLGFLKAVFGEGFDPSEYRLLLFGLAMVLMMIWRPRGLISERAPSVVLKERKAIAGSLVKEGHG, from the coding sequence ATGAGCGCCCCCGCCCCCGCTCCCGCCCTGGCGGCCGGCTCCGGCGCCGCCCGCCCCGGCCTCGACGTGGCCGGCATCGTCAAGGATGCGGCCCTGTTCGCCCTCGTGACCCTCGGCCTCTGCGTGCCGGTGGTCAGCTACCGCACCGCGCTCGGCGGCGAGACCGGCGGCCTCTACCTGACGCCCCGCTGGGGCCTGGTGGCGCTCCTGTGCGGCCTCGTCTTCGTCGGGCGCATCGCCCAGCGGGTCGTGCTCGCCAACCGCGAGGCCCGCCGGGCGCTCACGCCCTCGCCCCGGCAGGCGACCGAGGCGGTCGGCGCGGCCCCGAACGCCGCCCAGAGGATCAGGGGCCTCGCCCTGCCGGCCTTCCTGGGCGTCGCCCTGGCGCTGCCGCTCCTGGCGGTGCTCGGCACCGGCGGGCTCAACGAATCGCGCTACTGGATCGACCTCGCCATCCTGGTGCTCACCTACGTGATGCTGGGCTGGGGGCTCAACATCGTGGTGGGGCTCGCCGGGCTGCTCGACCTCGGCTACGTCGCCTTCTACGCGGTGGGCGCCTACACCTACGCCCTGCTCTCGACGACCTTCGGCTTCTCCTTCTGGATCTGCCTGCCGCTGGCCGGCCTGCTCGCCGCCTGCTGGGGCATGCTGCTCGGCTTCCCGGTGCTGCGGCTGCGCGGCGACTACCTCGCCATCGTGACCCTCGCCTTCGGGGAGATTATCCGCCTCGTCCTGATCAACTGGACGGACTTTTCGGGCGGCGCCGCCGGCATCTCGTCGATCCCGCGGGTCACGTTCTTCGGGCTGCCCTTCTCGGCGGACGAGGACGGCTTCGCCGCGACGCTCGGGATCGCCTTCAGCCCGATGCACCGGGTGGTGTTCCTCTACTACCTGATCCTGGCGCTCGCGCTCCTCACCAACGGGGTGACGCTGCGCATGCGCCGCCTGCCCCTCGGCCGGGCCTGGGAGGCCCTGCGGGAGGACGAGATCGCCTGCCGCTCGCTGGGCATCAACACCACCAACACCAAGCTCACCGCCTTCGCGCTCGGGGCGATGTTCGGCGGCTTCGCGGGCTCGTTCTTCGCGGTGCGGCAGGGCTTCGTGAGCCCCGAGAGCTTCAACTTCCTGGAGAGCGCCATCATCCTCGCCATCGTGGTGCTGGGCGGGATGGGCTCGCAGATCGGCGTGGCCATCGCGGCCGTGGCGATGGTGGCGGGGCCCGAATTGCTGCGCAACCTCGGCTTCCTCAAGGCCGTGTTCGGCGAGGGCTTCGACCCGAGCGAGTACCGCCTGCTGCTGTTCGGCCTCGCCATGGTGCTGATGATGATCTGGCGGCCGCGCGGCCTGATCTCGGAGCGGGCGCCCTCCGTGGTGCTGAAGGAGCGAAAGGCCATCGCGGGCTCCCTCGTGAAGGAGGGGCACGGCTGA